From a single Gammaproteobacteria bacterium genomic region:
- the pyk gene encoding pyruvate kinase: protein MRRTKIVASLGPATDDPEILKKLFAAGLDVARLNFSHADHATTRERVAMVRKVAKAGKYDVAIMGDLQGPKIRINKFEHGFVELNKGDDFFLDPDHPERSGNEQGVGIAYAELANDVAAGDTLLLNDGLIVLTVDNIDGKRVNCKIKIGGVLSDKKGLNLKGGGLSADALTEQDKLDIELAAELDMDYLAVSFVRNKEDVNYARLLMKQAGSDAGIVAKIERTEAVENLSEILSASDVVMVARGDLGVEIGDAELPVVQKHIIREARSHNRVVITATQMMESMITSPIPTRAEVMDVANAVIDGTDAVMLSGETAVGKYPVETVSSMARVCNGAERHLNTVRSKHRLNEHFTRTDEAIAMAAMYTANHLHVKVIVSLTETGSTALWLSRISSGIPILALTRHDKTRRKVKMYRGVYPVSFDVLRKTSNHVLEDALVFLKKKGMVEAGDLVVMTRGDLSGITGGTNTMKILKVSATPAL, encoded by the coding sequence ATGAGACGAACAAAAATAGTGGCAAGCCTGGGACCGGCAACCGATGATCCGGAAATTCTGAAAAAGCTGTTTGCAGCAGGCTTAGACGTTGCCCGACTGAATTTTTCCCACGCCGATCATGCGACCACACGCGAGCGCGTGGCGATGGTACGCAAAGTGGCCAAGGCCGGAAAATACGATGTCGCGATCATGGGTGACCTGCAAGGCCCTAAGATTCGTATCAACAAGTTTGAACACGGTTTTGTTGAACTAAACAAAGGTGATGACTTTTTTCTGGATCCAGATCACCCCGAACGATCGGGTAATGAGCAGGGCGTTGGCATAGCCTATGCCGAATTAGCCAATGATGTGGCCGCAGGTGACACATTATTACTGAATGATGGATTGATCGTTTTGACGGTCGACAACATCGACGGTAAACGCGTCAATTGCAAGATCAAGATCGGTGGTGTGCTGAGTGACAAAAAAGGCTTAAACCTTAAAGGTGGTGGATTGTCGGCAGACGCTTTGACCGAACAAGACAAACTGGATATCGAATTGGCAGCCGAGCTGGACATGGACTATCTGGCCGTGTCTTTTGTGCGCAATAAGGAAGATGTGAATTATGCTCGCTTGCTTATGAAACAGGCGGGATCCGATGCCGGTATTGTGGCCAAGATCGAGCGAACAGAAGCGGTGGAGAATTTGTCGGAAATTCTATCCGCCTCCGATGTGGTCATGGTGGCACGGGGTGATCTCGGAGTTGAGATCGGTGATGCCGAATTACCGGTGGTGCAAAAACACATTATCCGCGAAGCGCGTTCGCATAATCGTGTAGTAATCACCGCAACCCAAATGATGGAATCCATGATCACTAGCCCGATCCCGACCCGGGCCGAAGTCATGGATGTCGCCAATGCTGTGATCGATGGTACTGACGCGGTAATGCTGTCCGGCGAGACCGCAGTGGGAAAATATCCGGTTGAAACGGTCAGCTCCATGGCACGCGTGTGCAACGGTGCCGAACGGCATTTGAACACCGTGCGTTCCAAGCATCGCTTGAATGAGCATTTCACGCGTACCGACGAAGCCATTGCCATGGCCGCGATGTATACCGCAAATCATTTGCATGTAAAGGTTATCGTTTCCTTAACTGAAACGGGTTCAACCGCATTATGGCTTTCACGCATCAGCTCCGGCATTCCAATCCTGGCACTCACCCGGCATGACAAGACCCGGCGTAAAGTTAAAATGTATCGTGGGGTGTATCCGGTGTCTTTTGATGTGTTACGCAAAACCAGTAATCATGTGCTTGAAGACGCACTGGTCTTTTTGAAGAAAAAAGGCATGGTAGAAGCGGGTGATCTGGTGGTCATGACCCGCGGCGACCTTTCCGGTATTACCGGTGGCACCAACACCATGAAGATCCTGAAGGTTTCGGCCACTCCAGCGCTGTAA